The genome window CGACGATCACGGGAAACACGAGAACGTTCATAAAGTTCAGCTGAATTCGGAACGCGGCCATGATTCCGAGCGTCACGAAAATTCCGAGGACAAGAGGAATGAGTGAGATCAGCGCCGGAACGATTCCTCGGAAGAATAGGATCAACACGATCACGACCAAGACCAATGTGATGAGGAAGGCGGCGACTCCTTCTCTTTGAACGATCTTGATCAGATTCGCGAATAGGATCAAACTTCCCGCAGTGTTCGAAACGTATTGATGCGATCTTGCTTGTTCCAAAGACGAAAACGGTCTTGTTTTTAAGATAAAGGAAATCGTCCCTTCCAAAAGTCCGAGGTCTTTGAATTGATCGGCCGAATACGTGTTCAAGGCTTTTACGATGAGACGTTCTTCTCCCGAGTTCCATTTGTCTTTGACCGGATCGGTTGCGGAGTTTCCGTTTTCATTGTAGAGAAGGGTGTTTAAGACTCTTCTGGACAATTTCGGATAATGCAATTCTCCCACTGCGTCAAAAAACTTCAGAAGTTTTTGTCCGTGCCAAAGCGCCACCTTCGGATAGATGAATACGAGATGTCCTTTTTCTTTGGAACCTTTTACTTCCTTAAACTGAGAACTGAAGTAAACTGGAACTGCGGAAACGTCGTATTCCTTTACGCTCAGATATTTTTTTACGACCGGAAGATACTTTCTTTGTTCCGGTTTTAAGAATCCCGCTTTGACCGGTTTCATATCCGTTTGCAGTTGTTTCAGAACCTTCAGGTTCGCTCTTTGTTGTCCTTTCGGTGGAACGAAGTTCCAAAGAGAAACCACTTGATCCACCGAACCCGCGATTTCGTCCGGAACCGGAGTCATATAATCGAATACGGCTTCGGATTCTTCCAATGTATCGACCACGATGACTTGCGGATCGGAACTGATATCGAATCGATCTCCGATCTCGTCGTAGAGATTGACGGAATCCAGGTTGTCCACCATCAGATCCCGTCCGTTATAATTGAACTGGATTCCGGGCGCGAAACTGAAGAATGAAATCACCACGACGAACACAAGGACGACTAACGTCAAAAGGCCGGGTTTTTTGTAAAAACGGTAGAGAAGCGGAGAAGTTGTCTGCTCTTTTGCGGATAACAAAAACTTGCTTTTAAGCGACGGAAACAAACGGAACAACAGCGTGATCTGAAGCGCGGTCACTCCATACATGGAAACCGCGATGATCAAAATTCCGTAGGTCGCGATGATCCCGAATTCGCTGAATCCTCGAAATTCGGAGAACGCAAGAACGACGAACGCAGACGTGGTCGTCAAGGCGGAAATAAACGAAGCGATCCCCGTGTGATAGATCGTATCCTTGATCGAACGGAGCATGTCCTGTTTACGGGTGAATTCTTCGCGGAAACGATATAAGAATTGGATTCCGTAGTCGATCCCGAGTCCCATCAGGATCGAAGCGATGATGCTCGTAACCGAGTTGAGTTGACCGATTACGATCGTAGTCAATCCGAAAGAGAACAGGATTCCCGAAAGAAGAGAAACGAGTAGAATCAGAATAAAAAGAGGATTTCTAAAAAAGAACAAAAGAAGAATCGCGATTCCGATTAAGGATGCGACTGCGATCGGCTTCAACGCAGCCATCAGCGTTTCGTAGTCGTCGAGGTGAAGACGATACGTTCCCGTATAACCGACTTGAATTCCTTTTTTGTCCAGCGCGAGTTCCGTTACGATTTCCTTGATTTTTTTATCGAGCGCGATGTTGAACTCGATGTTCGTGAACGAACCGGCCGGTTTGATCAGAAAGATCAGCATTCCCTTATCGGGAGAAATATTATATTCGTCGAATATATCTCTTTTTGCAAGTTTTTGATACTTGGCGAGGATATCGTTGAAGTCCGGGTTATATTCCTCGTCGCTCAGTTTGATGAAGAACGGATTCGCTTTTTCGACTTCTTCGTCGATCTTGCGTTTGACCCGTTTGCGCACTTCGACTAAGTCTTCCGTTTTTAGGAAGAGGGGAAGTCTATCCTGCAAAAACGAAACGTTATAACGATAGGAAATGTATTGAACGTAATCCTTTTCTTTCAGAAGTCTTTCGTTTAAGACGTCCGAAGCTTTCTTGATCGCGTTCTCCCGCTCTTTGTAATAGGAAACGTTTTTTTGTTTTATCGTTTCGGCTTCTTTCAGCTCTTTCTCGGCGATCTCCGGCTGCCCTTTTTTTTTGGCGGCAAAGGCTTTGACGAGATGTTCCGTCATTCCCTTTTCGTCTTTGAACTTGATGCTGAGAATGTAGAATCCGTTCCCGCCGATCATCTCGATCACTTTCTGCGTCTTGACGACGGAAGGGTTGTCCTTCGGAAGAAGATCGAGGTTGTTGCTGTTTACCGTGAGTTTGGAGGCCTGCCATAGGGACAAAAGAAGAAACACGGCGAGGACGCTGCACGAGCGGATCGGGTTTAAAAGAATCGAATCTGTGACTCTGGAAAGAAGTTGTCTCATTTCGCTTTAATTCTTTGCTTCTTTTTTGATCAGAGCGATTGTTTGTTTCATTCCGTTCTTTTTGAGGGAAGGTTCCACCGATTTAACTCGGTTCGTTTCGGAAGCGTATTTGCCTTCGTTTAAGAAGTCGGTGACGAACCAGGTTCCCTCGATCTTCATCAGAATCCAGGAGAAGGTGATTCTTTCGGAACCGTTCCAGATGATGGAGGAAGCGAGAGTCGCGTTGTCTCCTTTGATCACCGGTTTTTCGTAGTTGATGTCGATCTTATCGAAGTATTTATGAGCGATCGGAAAACTGCGGTGAATGATGAATTCTTGGATCGCGTCTTCGAATTCTTTTCGGTCGGCATCCGCGATTTTACCGGAAGATTTTAAAAGCTGGTTTGTGAACTGCTTAACGTTGATGATCGCGATCGCCTTATCGTTCTTTTTATAGCGGATAAAACCGATGAGCTTTTTAACCGTGGAAGTAATTTGTTCTTCGTCGGAAGGGGTTTCTTCGGTCGGAGCCGCGTTTTCCGTTGTGGGAGGAGTCGGATTCGTTTCCGTCGTCTGCGCGAAAAGAAAAGACGGAGTTACCAAAGATAAAAGAAAAAGAATGGAAATAATTTTTTTCACAACACGTACCTGTTGTTATAGTTTGGGGAACCAAAGCGAATACCGTTCGGATATTGTCGGAACCTTCCTACAGCATTCCGAATCTGTAGGGGGACGTCAACGGAATTAAATCGGCGGGTTGCGGAGGTTTGCGTCTTTCTATAATCTGGGTCGGATTGAATTTTTTTATTTTTTCAAATCCTCGTAATCCGGAAGAAATACCTTTAGATCTCCCTTAGAATTCAGATTCAGATTACCGAGAGAAAGTTGAACGAGCAAATTCTTCATATGAAAGTCGAGAAGGTCCGAAGGATCCTGATCGATCAGAAGCAGACTCGTGTTTTTGAGAGAAACGGAACCGACTCGAATTTCTCCGCCGGAAATCCGGATCTGATTCGGAGTTCCCGGTTGAAACTCCAGATTCGGAAGAGGAGGAATATTGTTCGTATCGAAACGAACCAAGATCCGATCGGGCAAAAGAGAAATTTTACTGATGGTTCCTTGGATTCTCGGAGGAGGCAAAAGAAGAAAGGATTGAATGCGAAAACTTTTATCCACGATTTCCAAACCTCTTCCTTTCGGAATGGGAAGCAGTTCCTTCAGTCCCACACCGAGGCTCGATAAAAGATCTCCCGCACCCGGAATTCCGGCCGCGTTCATCCGTTCCGATTTTAAAATCAGCATCGAACTGTTCGGTACGAGTTCCAGATCGCAGATCATTTCCACGTCCACCCAGAAAACGAGTTTATATTCTCCCAAAATTCGGATCTTGCGTTTGCCGTCCTTTTCGATCGTGGATAGTTTCAAATTTCGTAATGGAAAGTCCGGAAAAGACTTTACATTTTCATTGAATAGAAATTCCAAAACGGAGATCTCGAATTCGGTGTCTCCTTGAAACAGATTGAGATGAAAGGAATCCGGATCGTTGAAATTCACGGGAGAATTCTTCCGGTTGGAGGAAGCCTGAACGGTGAGACGGTTGACCGTGAAATAGATCTTATCTTCCAGACGGAACTTGACGTTTTTGAGTTTGAGATACGCGTCCGAAGACTCGGGACCGACGCGTTCCGAGTTTGCCTGCGCAGACATCGACGCGTTTGCCAACAGAAGAATCGAGACAAGGATCGGCAGGTTCCGAAAAAATCGCATGGACGAATTCTCGTCGACGCTCTCGAAATGAAAACCTTTTAATCGACGGGGAACGGCGGGCCGGTTTAAATTCTGCGTCGAAAAAAGTAGGTCCGTTTAAAGAACGATTTTGCCGGAACGAATGTACGGACCTAAGTCTTCCGGTTCGTCCACGTCGCCGAGTTTGGGAAGAATCCAAACGTTCTTTCGTAAAAGTTGCAATTTTTCTAATGTACCTGCGAACACTCGATCGGTGCTCCAAGGAACTTCGCGAAAGATTTCCGGAAGATATGACTTAAGTCCTAAGAGATAATATCCTCCGTCCAAGGCCGGACCGAGCACCACGTCGGACTGATCGAGAGCCGAGAACGCTTCGCGGATATGTTTGGTTTCGAGGTCGGGGCAATCGCTTCCGATGATGACCGCTTTTTGGGCTCCTTGCGAGAACGTTTCGGAAAACGCATTGGACATTCTAAAACCCAAATCCTCCCCCGATTGCAGGTGGGCGCTGACTTGATTTCCCCATTTACCGGATAAAAATTCGGGAATCGAATCGAAATACAATCGAACGGGAAGGTCTAAACCCGCGACTTGCTTTTGTGTGATTTCGACGAGCTGTTCGTAGACGTTCAGCGCGGCTTCGTTTCCGAGTCCCGCGGCCAGCCTCGTTTTCACTTGGCCGATTCTGGGGTTTTTTAAAAAAAGAATGAGAGTTTCTTTGTTATCCATGCGTATGTGCGGTTTTAAGCCTCTTATAAAGAGAAACCGAATGCCTTATAATTAGTAAGGAATGGTGTTCCCAATCGAATGAGAATCCTGATTGACCAGAGTTTTCCTTCCTATAGTTTATAAGAATCCGATTTCTTAAAATGGGATTCTGAACGGCGCAGACTTGTCGTAGATGTAAATTCGAGTAAGGGAATCGGCTGTAAAGAGAAATTCGATCGAGTTGAAAAAACCGATTCGATTGGATGTTGAAACTAGTAAAGCCTCAGTCATGAGGGAGGAAGTTTATGAAAATTTTTCGCAATATTCTTTCCGCCGGAATTCTTGCGATCGTCCTCTTCAGCGCTCTTTTGATCGGAGCCTGTAAGAAGAAGGAAAACAACGACGATACCAACAACGCAATTCTTCTTTGGTTGGCGACTCAACCCTATGTGGAACAGAGTAAGACCGGCTTTTTTATCATCGTTCCGAAAGGAATCGCTCAATGAGGAAAATCAAAATGAAGAAGTCATGGATTCTTTTCGCATTTGCGATTCTCGTTTTTTTAGGTTTAGGACTTAGCTTCCGCAGCGACCGAGTTCCTTTTTTCGTGAGAGAGGATTCTCCGAAACCCTTTCCCGTTCGTTTGGAATTGCTTGAACCGCTTCGTGCAAGCGCGGACAGTTGGGGATTTGTGCGCCAGTCGGCAACCTGGGCCCGCGGAAACTCTTTGTTTATGGACGATTTGATCTTTGCGATCCGCAGAGTTTTCCCCGCAGGAACGACCGCGAACATCACTCTCGCAAATCAAAACTTCAACGGAAATTTATACACGCTTCGTTTGAAATTGAATTCCGGAAACGTTTCGTATCAACCGTCCACTCTTTCCGCTCCGGCTTCTTATACGAACTTTTTCGAACTTCGTTCTTCCTCCGATAACCAGCCTGCGTTGCAGTTTTTCTTTGACGATGATCCGAGGTCGGCTTCCGGAGACGGTGCGGTTCTTTTGTATCAGTTGAGCAGACTCGATCCGAGTCGTTGGGCCGGTGCTACCGCGTTGATTGAAAGTTATGTGGTTCAACCCGTGATCACCGGATTTCCGAATCAAGGTTTGATCCAGACGTATTCTTGGAAAGGACCGTTGGGTTCGGATTCTCTCGGCCAAGACGTGGATACGGGAAGAGTCATCTTAGAAGAGATGGACAACCGCACCGTGTTTTGTTTCAAGTCGGTCGTGAGTTTCAACGGGACTACGAATCTTGTTCCGATCAACTCACAAACAGCTTTGCTGGGATATTCGGCCAATCAAGGACTTTGTCCGGGAGCCGGAAGAGAATACTACAAACTTGCCTATAGTCAAAAACTGGACGGAAGTTTGAACGTAACCGCAAAGGGCGGTTTGGAACAAGCCGCGATCACGGCCGGACAAGCGATCACTTGTAATACGACCGTAAATGCGTTCGTAAACTTTACGCCGACATACGGTCTGTTCAACTTCAACGGTTTTATTTCCGAAGGCGTTGCCGCGAGTGCGATTCCTGCGGACTTTATCCAAGCGACTCGCGTGGACGGATTGTATGACCGAGTTGGAACCGTCGGAAAGTCCGCGGCAACAACAAGCCCTGCCGGTTCGAGTTGGGATACTCTGACGAAGGCGTATATCGACGCGATTACGATCTCTTTCGCAACCGTTCCTTGATGTCGTAAATGCGTTCGATGTAAATTCGAATGTGTTGTCGAATGAGAATTTTGCGATCGCAGCGTCTTTTCGATTCCGAAAACAGGTTCGGAGTTTCGTAAACCGCATAAGACAAAATCTTCCTTTAAAAGCCTCCGAGTTTCGGAGGCTTTTTTGTGCTTTCAACATTCTCCCGTGCCGCTGAAATCGAAGAATGGAATTTCGTTTTTTGACGTTTCAAGAAGCCATCCGCTCCGGCTTTACGGAAACGGACTTCGAACTCGACGTATGGCCGACGTTTTTAAACCAAGATCCGATCGGAAACAAATATTATTCTTTTATTATAAAAGAATTTGCTCATCTGCACTGTATCGCTTTTACGCAGGAGAATCGAGTCGTGGGGACGGGAAAGATTCTCCCGTTCGAATGGGACGGAACTCCGGAAGGACTTCCGAAAGGATGGGACGCCGCGATCGTAAAGAGCGTAAGCGATTGGAAGGAAAAGAAGGTTTGTAATGCGGTCAGCGCCTGGTCGATCGAAATCGCGAAGGACTTTCGGGGAGGAGGATTGTCTCATCTCATTCTCGCGCAGCTTAAAGAGAACGCGGGCGCGCAGGGAATCTCTCGGTTGTTCGCTTGCGTTCGACCCAATCAAAAAGAGAAGTTTCCCTTTCTATCGATGGAAGAATATCTCGAACGAAAACGGGAGGACGGTGTTAGCGAAGATCCTTGGGTCCGAGTGCATGAAAAGGCCGGAGGTAAAAAGATTCGAATCGAACCCAACTCGATGCACATTCAGGGAACGATCGCGGATTGGGAAATTTGGACGGGGATGAAATTTCCGGAATCGGGTAGATTTGCGATTCCGGGCGGTTTGGTCCCGGTCGTCATCGACCGGGAAAGAAATTTAGGAGAATATACGGAACCGAACGTATGGTTCCGTCATGATATTTAAGCGGTTCTTCGGAGAATTTCCTGAACGGGATTGATTTCCTGGACGGAAGCGAAGAAACTTCTGTAGCTCAAAAACCAAACCGAGGAAATCACGCTGAGAGCCAAGGTTCCCAAAGTCACGTTCATTTCTCCCGAAAGTGCGTAAGCGCCCGCAACTAAAACCGCCAAACGCAGAGGTTCCGTAAAAAGAGCCCAACGTTTTCTTTCCAGAATTCCGCCTAACGTAAGCAGGGATAGAAGGGTGACTGCGCTGATAACGCTGATACTGAACATGGAAAGTGAGTTCACTTTAACGAGCATTCCGAACGCGAGCGCCACGGTAATTACGAACCAAACAAGAGAGTAAAGACTCATACCTTTCGGAATTTGAACATCATATTTGTGGAATGTTTTTGTCGAAACTTCGGGGACCGGATATTGTCCTCCGAGTTCCTGCGGTCTCCAGCCTGGCATGGCAAAGAATACTTTGATCTTATCGGACCAACGGGGACAACGCCACGCGAGTTCGATCATTTCCCACCAATAGTGAAGGTTCGCCCAGATCGGATTGAAACTTTGCAGAGGTTTTACGGTTCCGTAAACCGGTTCTTCGGTTTCGGGTTCGAAGGTTCCGAACCATTTGTCGAACACGATCAGGGTTCCGCCGTGATTCTTATCGATGTATTTCGGGTTGATTCCGTGGTGAACTCTATGGTGAGAAGGTGTGTTGAAGATCGCTTCGAACCAGCGGGGAAGTTTGCCGATCGCTTTCGTATGAATCCAGAATTGATAGATCAGGTTGAGCTGACCGTTCAAAATCATTACGATCGGAGAAAAACCGATCAATGCAAGCGGAAGATAAAAGACCCATGTGAAGATACTGTGAAAACTCGCCTGACGAAGAGCGACGGTGAGATTGTATTCTTCGCTTTGATGATGAACGACATGTCCTGCCCAAAGGAAATTGATCTCGTGACTGAGGCGATGAGTCCAGTAATACGCCAAATCGTAACCGATAAAACAAAGAATCCAAACGCCTACGACGAGAATCCAAGCCCAGGTTAAAGAGCTTAGCCCCAGGGTTCCTGCAGGAACGATGGAAAGAGCTTCGCTCGGCCAAGAAGGGAGATTGAAAATTCGAAACTTCTCATAGATTAAAATATAAGCGAACATGGTAACGGTTTTTTTAAAAACACCCACCACTTCGCTCGCGGTTCCCGCAGAGAGATCGTTGATCGAATCGTTCAACCGATAGAGTTTACGTTTGTGATACGCGGAAAAAGCCATTTCCAGGAAGATCAGCAAAAAGAAAAAGGGAATTGCGATCGTGACGAGATTGATTTCCATAGAGCCGCCCAAATAAGTTCTGGTTTTAGTTTATTCTTCGAATTCTTCCTTGGTCAATTCAAAAACAAAAACGCCGTTCAGAAAGGGATTTTTTCATTACAAACGTTATGAAATAAGCGAATTCGAAATCAGAATGTCGTATAACAAAACGCGAATTCCATTTTTCAAGGTTATGGAATTTGAACGATTGTTCGAGCCGGAGGAATGAAAATTACGAAAAAGGAAACGAGCCGAATCTTTAAGCGTGATCCCGTAAACGGGAATAGATCCATTGGTCCAAAAAGGTTCCGTTTTTAAACACGGCTTCCTTGCTCGTTCCGTCCAACACGAATCCGTTTTTTTCCAAAGCTCTGGCGGAGGCCGGTCGGTTTGAGAAAACCTCCGCGTAGATTCGGTGCAATCCGTGTTCCGTATATGCAATATTTAGAATATATGAGATTGCTTGAGTAACGATTCCCCGGTTCCAGAACGTTTCGCCGATCCAATAGCCGATTT of Leptospira sanjuanensis contains these proteins:
- a CDS encoding efflux RND transporter permease subunit → MRQLLSRVTDSILLNPIRSCSVLAVFLLLSLWQASKLTVNSNNLDLLPKDNPSVVKTQKVIEMIGGNGFYILSIKFKDEKGMTEHLVKAFAAKKKGQPEIAEKELKEAETIKQKNVSYYKERENAIKKASDVLNERLLKEKDYVQYISYRYNVSFLQDRLPLFLKTEDLVEVRKRVKRKIDEEVEKANPFFIKLSDEEYNPDFNDILAKYQKLAKRDIFDEYNISPDKGMLIFLIKPAGSFTNIEFNIALDKKIKEIVTELALDKKGIQVGYTGTYRLHLDDYETLMAALKPIAVASLIGIAILLLFFFRNPLFILILLVSLLSGILFSFGLTTIVIGQLNSVTSIIASILMGLGIDYGIQFLYRFREEFTRKQDMLRSIKDTIYHTGIASFISALTTTSAFVVLAFSEFRGFSEFGIIATYGILIIAVSMYGVTALQITLLFRLFPSLKSKFLLSAKEQTTSPLLYRFYKKPGLLTLVVLVFVVVISFFSFAPGIQFNYNGRDLMVDNLDSVNLYDEIGDRFDISSDPQVIVVDTLEESEAVFDYMTPVPDEIAGSVDQVVSLWNFVPPKGQQRANLKVLKQLQTDMKPVKAGFLKPEQRKYLPVVKKYLSVKEYDVSAVPVYFSSQFKEVKGSKEKGHLVFIYPKVALWHGQKLLKFFDAVGELHYPKLSRRVLNTLLYNENGNSATDPVKDKWNSGEERLIVKALNTYSADQFKDLGLLEGTISFILKTRPFSSLEQARSHQYVSNTAGSLILFANLIKIVQREGVAAFLITLVLVVIVLILFFRGIVPALISLIPLVLGIFVTLGIMAAFRIQLNFMNVLVFPVIVGYGIQNGIYIYYRFREDHDVVRAMSMVGPAIIASTLTTLVGWSSLLIADQKGLKSIGVVASIGIASSLIIALSLVPAVLEIVYRSRKEEEEESKPIGFVEEESDSSSTTEGAFASKSTASEPASSKKAAKKKTTKTAETKKASPKKKKGTH
- a CDS encoding toluene tolerance protein yields the protein MKKIISILFLLSLVTPSFLFAQTTETNPTPPTTENAAPTEETPSDEEQITSTVKKLIGFIRYKKNDKAIAIINVKQFTNQLLKSSGKIADADRKEFEDAIQEFIIHRSFPIAHKYFDKIDINYEKPVIKGDNATLASSIIWNGSERITFSWILMKIEGTWFVTDFLNEGKYASETNRVKSVEPSLKKNGMKQTIALIKKEAKN
- a CDS encoding TIGR04282 family arsenosugar biosynthesis glycosyltransferase, with protein sequence MDNKETLILFLKNPRIGQVKTRLAAGLGNEAALNVYEQLVEITQKQVAGLDLPVRLYFDSIPEFLSGKWGNQVSAHLQSGEDLGFRMSNAFSETFSQGAQKAVIIGSDCPDLETKHIREAFSALDQSDVVLGPALDGGYYLLGLKSYLPEIFREVPWSTDRVFAGTLEKLQLLRKNVWILPKLGDVDEPEDLGPYIRSGKIVL
- a CDS encoding LIC12338 family lipoprotein; translated protein: MKIFRNILSAGILAIVLFSALLIGACKKKENNDDTNNAILLWLATQPYVEQSKTGFFIIVPKGIAQ
- a CDS encoding LIC_12337 family protein, with product MKKSWILFAFAILVFLGLGLSFRSDRVPFFVREDSPKPFPVRLELLEPLRASADSWGFVRQSATWARGNSLFMDDLIFAIRRVFPAGTTANITLANQNFNGNLYTLRLKLNSGNVSYQPSTLSAPASYTNFFELRSSSDNQPALQFFFDDDPRSASGDGAVLLYQLSRLDPSRWAGATALIESYVVQPVITGFPNQGLIQTYSWKGPLGSDSLGQDVDTGRVILEEMDNRTVFCFKSVVSFNGTTNLVPINSQTALLGYSANQGLCPGAGREYYKLAYSQKLDGSLNVTAKGGLEQAAITAGQAITCNTTVNAFVNFTPTYGLFNFNGFISEGVAASAIPADFIQATRVDGLYDRVGTVGKSAATTSPAGSSWDTLTKAYIDAITISFATVP
- a CDS encoding GNAT family N-acetyltransferase gives rise to the protein MEFRFLTFQEAIRSGFTETDFELDVWPTFLNQDPIGNKYYSFIIKEFAHLHCIAFTQENRVVGTGKILPFEWDGTPEGLPKGWDAAIVKSVSDWKEKKVCNAVSAWSIEIAKDFRGGGLSHLILAQLKENAGAQGISRLFACVRPNQKEKFPFLSMEEYLERKREDGVSEDPWVRVHEKAGGKKIRIEPNSMHIQGTIADWEIWTGMKFPESGRFAIPGGLVPVVIDRERNLGEYTEPNVWFRHDI
- a CDS encoding sterol desaturase family protein; the encoded protein is MEINLVTIAIPFFFLLIFLEMAFSAYHKRKLYRLNDSINDLSAGTASEVVGVFKKTVTMFAYILIYEKFRIFNLPSWPSEALSIVPAGTLGLSSLTWAWILVVGVWILCFIGYDLAYYWTHRLSHEINFLWAGHVVHHQSEEYNLTVALRQASFHSIFTWVFYLPLALIGFSPIVMILNGQLNLIYQFWIHTKAIGKLPRWFEAIFNTPSHHRVHHGINPKYIDKNHGGTLIVFDKWFGTFEPETEEPVYGTVKPLQSFNPIWANLHYWWEMIELAWRCPRWSDKIKVFFAMPGWRPQELGGQYPVPEVSTKTFHKYDVQIPKGMSLYSLVWFVITVALAFGMLVKVNSLSMFSISVISAVTLLSLLTLGGILERKRWALFTEPLRLAVLVAGAYALSGEMNVTLGTLALSVISSVWFLSYRSFFASVQEINPVQEILRRTA
- a CDS encoding GNAT family N-acetyltransferase; the encoded protein is MNQMNLRLEPISESHASSLAVHANSENVFLGLRGAFPFPYQLSDALDFIRACLRDSRSRTFAIVFEENAIGIITLIFKDDVYRFNGEIGYWIGETFWNRGIVTQAISYILNIAYTEHGLHRIYAEVFSNRPASARALEKNGFVLDGTSKEAVFKNGTFLDQWIYSRLRDHA